The following are from one region of the Corallincola holothuriorum genome:
- a CDS encoding ArsJ-associated glyceraldehyde-3-phosphate dehydrogenase produces the protein MTIKVGINGFGRIGRLALRAAYDWPELEFVQINDVAGDTATLAHLLEFDSVQGRWDHLMASDGDNMIIDGKPIRCTQQRDIADVDWSGCDVVLEATGVHRSTEILQQYLAQGVKRVVVSAPVKEPGIANIVVGVNEHIFDPEQHPIVTAASCTTNCLAPVIKVIHEKLGIERCMMTTIHDLTNTQTILDAPHKDLRRARACGMSLIPTTTGSATAIVEIFPELKGKINGHAVRVPLANASLTDMVFDVARDTSVAEVNALLKEASENELAGILGYEERPLVSIDYKGDQRSTIIDALSTMVVENRMVKIYAWYDNEMGYATRTAELVRKVGLAG, from the coding sequence ATGACGATTAAGGTAGGCATTAACGGATTTGGCCGTATTGGCCGTTTGGCCTTGCGCGCGGCTTATGATTGGCCTGAGTTAGAGTTTGTGCAGATCAATGATGTGGCAGGTGATACCGCCACCTTGGCGCATCTGCTGGAGTTTGATTCAGTGCAGGGGCGCTGGGATCATCTGATGGCTAGCGATGGCGACAATATGATCATCGATGGTAAGCCGATCAGATGCACGCAGCAGCGTGATATTGCTGATGTGGATTGGTCTGGTTGTGATGTGGTGCTGGAAGCCACCGGCGTGCATCGCAGTACTGAAATTTTACAGCAATATCTGGCCCAAGGCGTGAAGCGGGTTGTGGTGTCTGCGCCGGTAAAAGAGCCGGGTATCGCCAACATCGTGGTGGGTGTGAACGAGCATATTTTCGATCCTGAGCAGCACCCTATCGTGACCGCCGCTAGCTGCACGACGAACTGCCTAGCGCCCGTGATCAAGGTTATTCATGAAAAGCTCGGTATTGAGCGCTGCATGATGACCACGATCCATGACCTTACCAACACCCAGACTATATTGGATGCGCCGCACAAAGATCTGCGTCGAGCGCGTGCTTGCGGTATGTCGTTGATCCCAACTACCACCGGCTCAGCGACCGCCATTGTTGAAATTTTCCCTGAGTTAAAAGGTAAAATTAATGGTCATGCTGTGCGCGTGCCGTTGGCTAACGCGTCGCTGACCGACATGGTGTTTGATGTGGCGCGGGATACGTCAGTGGCAGAGGTTAATGCCTTGCTGAAAGAGGCCAGCGAGAATGAGTTGGCGGGTATCTTGGGTTATGAAGAGCGGCCATTGGTGTCGATCGATTACAAAGGCGACCAGCGTTCGACCATTATCGATGCGCTCTCCACTATGGTGGTCGAAAATCGCATGGTAAAAATTTATGCCTGGTATGACAACGAGATGGGGTATGCCACGCGTACCGCTGAGCTAGTGCGCAAAGTCGGCTTGGCGGGCTAA